One genomic region from Epinephelus fuscoguttatus linkage group LG8, E.fuscoguttatus.final_Chr_v1 encodes:
- the macc1 gene encoding metastasis-associated in colon cancer protein 1 isoform X1, which produces MFTDENMAAGRARSFRRVGSLMRSKSEGTLIDLDDNVSNSPNVNGGYGAQNSEWPLLQPEVARTSQSKNPFWNKLSGSNPFLDDIVHSGTDKHISNTSNVKPDNENDLDTNNDDAISTSSDEGNVGNFLENKHKASNRSGRWRSASDILDDLERKVPKRENSFKPPGPVLIPDFEWLKNDREAYKMAWLSHRQLTRSCLDLNLMSQSPGWAQTQATDSQVICKIGHAGGSVQLPESEVSIHIPEGHVPPGEVQEVTLKAMLDPPPGLNNNYVTTMSPLLEVVLSNINIKECISLEVKLAGEVKSDPVSQVMTTVFGLVSNKREGPYVKVNDCYIYKNMMQMKLQDLRTHFYVIAVAEASAIQPPATSVWDYLDRKITVAVYGPKYIHPSFKVAVVVCCHEDVPPKLPFSVTGNKNLPPLVLQLWGKHGFKPDKLHNLHVGINLAGSMFKIKPEDELKEVRQSQLKIGTVLQLPVAISCASNTEMTPFKLDLHVKEENAATLAHFQVPSPPAAPIRLEKRVHRQIEKRIEMTKSSTIPEESLPDLPKFTDKTVSLQWYGVALKSVLRQPRVDYLLEYFKGDTVALLSRETVRSVGNSKVKEWYIAFLRGRTGLVHCKNVKLITRDQVIDFTGIHITTEVLLDNMTLPFKKLTYMYSAIQTLVTEHITSWRGFADALGYSKLSLDAIMRRHAESEADKVACILERLKEDCHAEKSRKKFLHELLVGLLKMDSVNLVAQLIQNTVILSTAVELGVRWRELAEKMGKLSSAQIAGYEAPHRGKSGEVSSQSMWKPAYDFLYSWSLRYGDSYRDMIQDLHLVLDKMKHPATRQWRQLTGALITANCLDIFRASAFPNS; this is translated from the exons atgTTTACAGATGAAAATATGGCAGCAGGAAGAGCAAGGTCCTTCCGTCGTGTTGGGAGTCTCATGCGGAGTAAATCTGAGGGGACACTGATTGATCTGGACGACAACGTCTCAAACAGTCCCAACGTGAATG GTGGGTATGGGGCACAGAACTCTGAGTGGCCACTTTTACAACCAGAAGTAGCACGCACATCTCAGTCGAAAAATCCGTTTTGGAACAAACTGTCTGGATCAAATCCTTTTCTAGATGACATTGTACACAGCGGCACGGACAAACACATTTCCAACACATCAAATGTGAAGCCAGACAATGAAAACGACTTGGACACAAATAACGATGATGCCATTAGCACATCTTCAGATGAAGGCAATGTGGGAAATTttttggaaaacaaacacaaagccaGCAACAGATCTGGGAGATGGAGGAGTGCTTCAGATATCCTGGATGATCTGGAGAGAAAGGTGCCAAAGCGGGAGAACAGCTTCAAACCACCTGGGCCCGTGCTGATCCCGGATTTTGAGTGGCTAAAGAATGACAGGGAGGCCTACAAGATGGCCTGGCTGAGCCACAGGCAGCTAACACGCTCATGTCTGGACTTAAATCTGATGAGCCAGAGTCCAGGGTGGGCTCAGACGCAGGCCACTGACTCTCAGGTCATCTGTAAGATCGGCCATGCTGGAGGCTCAGTACAGCTGCCAGAATCAGAAGTTAGCATCCATATCCCAGAGGGCCATGTTCCTCCTGGAGAAGTCCAGGAAGTAACGCTGAAAGCAATGCTTGACCCTCCTCCTGGACTCAATAACAACTATGTGACAACCATGAGTCCGCTTCTCGAGGTGGTCCTCAGCAACATCAACATAAAGGAGTGCATCTCTCTGGAGGTGAAACTAGCTGGAGAGGTGAAGAGCGACCCAGTGAGTCAGGTAATGACCACAGTGTTTGGGCTGGTGTCCAACAAAAGAGAGGGACCTTATGTTAAAGTGAATGATTGTTACATTTATAAGAATATGATGCAGATGAAGCTGCAGGACCTGAGGacacatttttatgtgattGCAGTCGCAGAGGCCTCTGCAATCCAGCCTCCCGCTACATCAGTGTGGGATTATCTCGACCGCAAAATCACAGTAGCAGTTTATGGCCCCAagtacatccatccatcattcaaGGTCGCAGTAGTTGTTTGCTGTCATGAGGACGTTCCGCCAAAGCTTCCATTTTCagtgacaggaaacaaaaaCCTGCCTCCACTTGTGCTGCAGCTTTGGGGCAAACATGGGTTTAAACCAGACAAACTGCACAACCTGCATGTCGGGATTAACCTCGCTGGCTCGATGTTTAAAATCAAACCTGAGGACGAACTGAAAGAAGTgagacaaagtcagctcaaaaTAGGGACAGTTTTGCAACTGCCAGTTGCAATATCTTGTGCTAGTAATACAGAAATGACTCCTTTTAAATTGGATCTACATGTTAAGGAAGAAAACGCTGCAACCCTTGCACATTTCCAGGTGCCTTCCCCTCCCGCGGCACCCATCAGATTAGAAAAGCGAGTGCACAGGCAGATAGAAAAGCGGAttgaaatgacaaaaagctcaacTATCCCTGAGGAAAGTCTTCCAGATCTCCCcaaattcacagacaaaactgtGAGCCTACAGTGGTACGGTGTAGCCCTAAAGTCAGTCCTGCGTCAGCCACGTGTTGACTACCTTCTGGAGTATTTCAAGGGAGACACGGTGGCTCTCCTGTCCAGAGAGACCGTCAGGTCAGTAGGTAACTCCAAAGTAAAGGAGTGGTACATCGCATTCCTCCGAGGCAGGACTGGTTTGGTTCACTGCAAGAACGTCAAGCTCATAACCAGAGACCAAGTGATTGACTTCACCGGCATTCACATCACCACAGAGGTCCTCTTGGACAACATGACACTGCCCTTCAAGAAGCTTACTTACATGTACTCTGCCATCCAGACGCTGGTCACTGAACACATAACCAGCTGGAGAGGTTTTGCTGATGCTTTAGGGTACAGCAAACTGTCACTGGACGCCATCATGAGGAGGCACGCTGAAAGCGAGGCCGATAAAGTGGCCTGCATACTGGAGAGGCTGAAGGAGGATTGTCACGCTGAGAAGAGCAGGAAGAAGTTTCTGCATGAGCTCCTGGTG GGTCTGTTGAAGATGGACTCTGTGAATCTCGTGGCCCAGCTGATTCAGAACACTGTCATTTTGTCCACGGCTGTGGAGCTGGGAGTGCGATGGCGGGAGCTCGCTGAGAAGATGGGAAAACTCTCCAGTGCTCAGATAGCGGGCTATGAGGCACCGCACCGAGGGAAGAGCGGAGAAGTCAGTTCACAG TCGATGTGGAAGCCCGCCTACGACTTCCTGTACTCCTGGAGTCTGCGGTACGGAGACAGCTACAGGGACATGATCCAGGATCTGCACCTGGTCCTGGACAAAATGAAACACCCTGCCACCAGACAGTGGAGGCAGCTGACTGGTGCCCTCATCACAGCAAACTGTCTCGACATCTTTCGAGCCTCTGCGTTCCCAAACTCCTAA
- the macc1 gene encoding metastasis-associated in colon cancer protein 1 isoform X2, whose translation MAAGRARSFRRVGSLMRSKSEGTLIDLDDNVSNSPNVNGGYGAQNSEWPLLQPEVARTSQSKNPFWNKLSGSNPFLDDIVHSGTDKHISNTSNVKPDNENDLDTNNDDAISTSSDEGNVGNFLENKHKASNRSGRWRSASDILDDLERKVPKRENSFKPPGPVLIPDFEWLKNDREAYKMAWLSHRQLTRSCLDLNLMSQSPGWAQTQATDSQVICKIGHAGGSVQLPESEVSIHIPEGHVPPGEVQEVTLKAMLDPPPGLNNNYVTTMSPLLEVVLSNINIKECISLEVKLAGEVKSDPVSQVMTTVFGLVSNKREGPYVKVNDCYIYKNMMQMKLQDLRTHFYVIAVAEASAIQPPATSVWDYLDRKITVAVYGPKYIHPSFKVAVVVCCHEDVPPKLPFSVTGNKNLPPLVLQLWGKHGFKPDKLHNLHVGINLAGSMFKIKPEDELKEVRQSQLKIGTVLQLPVAISCASNTEMTPFKLDLHVKEENAATLAHFQVPSPPAAPIRLEKRVHRQIEKRIEMTKSSTIPEESLPDLPKFTDKTVSLQWYGVALKSVLRQPRVDYLLEYFKGDTVALLSRETVRSVGNSKVKEWYIAFLRGRTGLVHCKNVKLITRDQVIDFTGIHITTEVLLDNMTLPFKKLTYMYSAIQTLVTEHITSWRGFADALGYSKLSLDAIMRRHAESEADKVACILERLKEDCHAEKSRKKFLHELLVGLLKMDSVNLVAQLIQNTVILSTAVELGVRWRELAEKMGKLSSAQIAGYEAPHRGKSGEVSSQSMWKPAYDFLYSWSLRYGDSYRDMIQDLHLVLDKMKHPATRQWRQLTGALITANCLDIFRASAFPNS comes from the exons ATGGCAGCAGGAAGAGCAAGGTCCTTCCGTCGTGTTGGGAGTCTCATGCGGAGTAAATCTGAGGGGACACTGATTGATCTGGACGACAACGTCTCAAACAGTCCCAACGTGAATG GTGGGTATGGGGCACAGAACTCTGAGTGGCCACTTTTACAACCAGAAGTAGCACGCACATCTCAGTCGAAAAATCCGTTTTGGAACAAACTGTCTGGATCAAATCCTTTTCTAGATGACATTGTACACAGCGGCACGGACAAACACATTTCCAACACATCAAATGTGAAGCCAGACAATGAAAACGACTTGGACACAAATAACGATGATGCCATTAGCACATCTTCAGATGAAGGCAATGTGGGAAATTttttggaaaacaaacacaaagccaGCAACAGATCTGGGAGATGGAGGAGTGCTTCAGATATCCTGGATGATCTGGAGAGAAAGGTGCCAAAGCGGGAGAACAGCTTCAAACCACCTGGGCCCGTGCTGATCCCGGATTTTGAGTGGCTAAAGAATGACAGGGAGGCCTACAAGATGGCCTGGCTGAGCCACAGGCAGCTAACACGCTCATGTCTGGACTTAAATCTGATGAGCCAGAGTCCAGGGTGGGCTCAGACGCAGGCCACTGACTCTCAGGTCATCTGTAAGATCGGCCATGCTGGAGGCTCAGTACAGCTGCCAGAATCAGAAGTTAGCATCCATATCCCAGAGGGCCATGTTCCTCCTGGAGAAGTCCAGGAAGTAACGCTGAAAGCAATGCTTGACCCTCCTCCTGGACTCAATAACAACTATGTGACAACCATGAGTCCGCTTCTCGAGGTGGTCCTCAGCAACATCAACATAAAGGAGTGCATCTCTCTGGAGGTGAAACTAGCTGGAGAGGTGAAGAGCGACCCAGTGAGTCAGGTAATGACCACAGTGTTTGGGCTGGTGTCCAACAAAAGAGAGGGACCTTATGTTAAAGTGAATGATTGTTACATTTATAAGAATATGATGCAGATGAAGCTGCAGGACCTGAGGacacatttttatgtgattGCAGTCGCAGAGGCCTCTGCAATCCAGCCTCCCGCTACATCAGTGTGGGATTATCTCGACCGCAAAATCACAGTAGCAGTTTATGGCCCCAagtacatccatccatcattcaaGGTCGCAGTAGTTGTTTGCTGTCATGAGGACGTTCCGCCAAAGCTTCCATTTTCagtgacaggaaacaaaaaCCTGCCTCCACTTGTGCTGCAGCTTTGGGGCAAACATGGGTTTAAACCAGACAAACTGCACAACCTGCATGTCGGGATTAACCTCGCTGGCTCGATGTTTAAAATCAAACCTGAGGACGAACTGAAAGAAGTgagacaaagtcagctcaaaaTAGGGACAGTTTTGCAACTGCCAGTTGCAATATCTTGTGCTAGTAATACAGAAATGACTCCTTTTAAATTGGATCTACATGTTAAGGAAGAAAACGCTGCAACCCTTGCACATTTCCAGGTGCCTTCCCCTCCCGCGGCACCCATCAGATTAGAAAAGCGAGTGCACAGGCAGATAGAAAAGCGGAttgaaatgacaaaaagctcaacTATCCCTGAGGAAAGTCTTCCAGATCTCCCcaaattcacagacaaaactgtGAGCCTACAGTGGTACGGTGTAGCCCTAAAGTCAGTCCTGCGTCAGCCACGTGTTGACTACCTTCTGGAGTATTTCAAGGGAGACACGGTGGCTCTCCTGTCCAGAGAGACCGTCAGGTCAGTAGGTAACTCCAAAGTAAAGGAGTGGTACATCGCATTCCTCCGAGGCAGGACTGGTTTGGTTCACTGCAAGAACGTCAAGCTCATAACCAGAGACCAAGTGATTGACTTCACCGGCATTCACATCACCACAGAGGTCCTCTTGGACAACATGACACTGCCCTTCAAGAAGCTTACTTACATGTACTCTGCCATCCAGACGCTGGTCACTGAACACATAACCAGCTGGAGAGGTTTTGCTGATGCTTTAGGGTACAGCAAACTGTCACTGGACGCCATCATGAGGAGGCACGCTGAAAGCGAGGCCGATAAAGTGGCCTGCATACTGGAGAGGCTGAAGGAGGATTGTCACGCTGAGAAGAGCAGGAAGAAGTTTCTGCATGAGCTCCTGGTG GGTCTGTTGAAGATGGACTCTGTGAATCTCGTGGCCCAGCTGATTCAGAACACTGTCATTTTGTCCACGGCTGTGGAGCTGGGAGTGCGATGGCGGGAGCTCGCTGAGAAGATGGGAAAACTCTCCAGTGCTCAGATAGCGGGCTATGAGGCACCGCACCGAGGGAAGAGCGGAGAAGTCAGTTCACAG TCGATGTGGAAGCCCGCCTACGACTTCCTGTACTCCTGGAGTCTGCGGTACGGAGACAGCTACAGGGACATGATCCAGGATCTGCACCTGGTCCTGGACAAAATGAAACACCCTGCCACCAGACAGTGGAGGCAGCTGACTGGTGCCCTCATCACAGCAAACTGTCTCGACATCTTTCGAGCCTCTGCGTTCCCAAACTCCTAA